In one window of Neisseria subflava DNA:
- a CDS encoding prolyl oligopeptidase family serine peptidase — protein sequence MKSYPDSYLHFENLESPETQEFAAAAHAETRARFLENDKARALSDGILAQLQDTRQIPFCQEHRARMYHFHQDAEYPKGVYRVCTAATYRSGYPEWKILFSVADFDELLGDDVYLGGVSHLVEKPNRALLTLSKSGGDTAYTLEVDLEAGELVEGGFHFPAGKNHVSWRDENSVWVCPAWDERQLTESGYPREVWLVERGKSFEESLPVYQIAEDGMMVNAWRYLDPQGSPIDLIEASDGFYTKTYLQVSAEGEAKPLNLPADCDVVGYLAGYLLLTLRKDWNRANQSYPSGALVAVKLNRGELGAAQLLFAPDETQALESVETTKRFVVASLLENVQGRLKAWRFTDGKWQEVELPRLPSGALEMTDQPWGGDVVYLAASDFTTPLTLFALDLNVMELTVMRRQPQQFDSDGINVQQFWTTSADGERIPYFHVGKNATTDTPTLVYAYGGFGIPELPHYLGSIGKYWLEEGNAFVLANIRGGGEFGPRWHQAAQGISKHKSVDDLLAVVRDLSERGMSSPKHIGLQGGSNGGLITAAAFVREPQSIGALVCEVPLTDMIRYPLLSAGSSWTDEYGNPQKYEVCKRWLGELSPYHNLSDGINYPPALITTSLSDDRVHPAHALKFYAKLRETSAQSWLYAPDGGGHTGNGTQRESADELACVLLFLKEFLA from the coding sequence ATGAAATCTTACCCCGATTCCTATCTCCATTTTGAAAACCTCGAATCTCCCGAAACGCAAGAGTTTGCCGCTGCGGCGCATGCCGAAACGCGCGCCCGTTTTTTAGAAAATGACAAGGCGCGCGCATTGTCTGACGGCATTTTGGCGCAGTTGCAGGACACGCGGCAGATTCCGTTTTGTCAGGAACACCGCGCACGGATGTACCATTTCCATCAGGATGCAGAATATCCGAAGGGCGTGTACCGCGTGTGTACCGCGGCGACTTACCGTTCCGGCTATCCTGAGTGGAAAATCCTGTTTTCAGTGGCGGACTTCGACGAATTGCTCGGTGATGATGTGTATTTGGGCGGCGTGTCGCACTTGGTGGAAAAGCCCAACCGCGCGTTGTTAACACTGAGCAAATCGGGCGGCGATACGGCGTACACGCTGGAAGTGGATTTGGAAGCAGGGGAATTGGTAGAAGGCGGTTTTCACTTTCCGGCAGGCAAAAACCATGTGTCGTGGCGCGATGAAAACAGCGTGTGGGTGTGTCCGGCTTGGGACGAACGCCAGTTGACCGAATCGGGCTATCCGCGTGAAGTATGGCTGGTGGAACGCGGCAAAAGTTTCGAGGAAAGCCTGCCGGTGTATCAAATTGCCGAAGACGGCATGATGGTGAACGCGTGGCGTTATCTCGATCCTCAGGGTTCGCCGATTGATTTGATTGAAGCGTCTGACGGTTTTTACACCAAAACCTATTTGCAGGTGTCGGCCGAAGGCGAGGCGAAACCGTTGAACCTGCCCGCCGATTGCGACGTGGTCGGCTATCTGGCGGGGTATCTTTTGCTGACGCTGCGCAAGGACTGGAACCGCGCGAACCAAAGCTATCCGAGCGGCGCGCTGGTGGCGGTGAAGCTGAATCGGGGCGAACTCGGGGCGGCGCAGCTTTTGTTTGCGCCCGATGAAACGCAGGCATTGGAAAGCGTGGAAACGACTAAGCGTTTTGTCGTGGCGAGCCTGTTGGAGAACGTACAAGGCCGTCTGAAAGCATGGCGCTTTACCGACGGCAAATGGCAGGAAGTCGAACTGCCGCGCCTGCCTTCGGGTGCGTTGGAAATGACCGACCAACCGTGGGGCGGAGACGTGGTTTACCTTGCCGCCAGCGATTTCACCACGCCGCTGACGCTGTTTGCGCTGGATTTGAACGTGATGGAACTGACCGTCATGCGCCGTCAGCCGCAGCAGTTCGATTCAGACGGCATCAACGTGCAGCAGTTTTGGACGACGTCGGCCGACGGCGAGCGCATTCCTTATTTCCACGTCGGCAAAAACGCGACGACCGACACGCCGACTTTGGTCTATGCATACGGCGGTTTCGGCATTCCCGAATTGCCGCATTATCTGGGCAGCATTGGCAAATATTGGCTGGAAGAGGGCAATGCCTTTGTATTGGCGAACATCCGCGGCGGCGGCGAATTCGGCCCACGTTGGCATCAGGCGGCGCAGGGAATCAGCAAACATAAAAGCGTTGATGATTTATTGGCAGTCGTGCGCGATTTGTCCGAACGCGGCATGAGTTCGCCCAAACACATCGGTTTGCAGGGTGGTAGCAACGGCGGCCTGATTACCGCCGCCGCCTTCGTGCGTGAGCCACAAAGTATCGGCGCGCTGGTGTGCGAAGTGCCGCTGACCGACATGATCCGCTATCCGCTGCTGTCCGCCGGTTCAAGCTGGACGGACGAATACGGCAATCCGCAGAAATACGAAGTCTGCAAACGCTGGCTGGGCGAATTGTCGCCGTATCACAATCTTTCAGACGGCATCAATTATCCGCCTGCGCTCATTACCACCAGCCTCAGCGACGACCGAGTCCATCCCGCCCACGCGCTCAAGTTCTACGCCAAACTGCGCGAAACCTCCGCGCAATCGTGGCTCTACGCTCCCGACGGCGGCGGCCATACCGGTAACGGTACCCAACGCGAATCCGCCGACGAACTCGCCTGCGTCTTGCTGTTTTTGAAAGAGTTTTTGGCTTAA
- the ppk1 gene encoding polyphosphate kinase 1 yields MPEQNRILCRELSLLAFNRRVLAQAQDTKVPLLERLRFLCIVSSNLDEFFEVRMAWLKRENKLRPHQLLDNGKTAAETIEAVAKEAQALIREQYDLFNKVLQPALSRAGIHFYRRYKWTAAQKKWIENYFDNELLPILTPIGLDPSHPFPRPLNKSLNFAVELEGTDAFGRPSGMAIVQAPRILPRVVPMPSEICGGDAGFVFLSSILHAHVGKLFPGMKVKDCHQFRLTRDSDLTVDEEDLKNLRAAIQNELHDREYGDGVRLEVADTCPAHIHDFLLAQFKLTSAELYQVKGPVNLVRLNAVPDLVDRPDLKFPPRNAGRLKALRKNGSVFKLVKQSPILLHHPYQSFDPVVQMIREAAADPDVLAVKMTIYRTGSNSELVRALMKAALAGKQVTVVVELMARFDEANNVNWAKQLEEAGAHVVYGVFGYKVHAKMALVIRREDGVLKRYAHLGTGNYHQGTSRIYTDFGIITADEQITADVNILFMEITGLGKPGRLNKLYQSPFTLHKMVIDRIKQETEHAKAGKPARITAKMNSLIEPSVIDALYQASAAGVQIDLIVRGMCTLRPGVKGLSENIRVRSIIGRQLEHSRVYCFHNNGADDTFISSADWMGRNFFRRIEVATPITTPELKERVIREGLEMALEDNTQAWLMQPDGSYVRIQPQDGEPAFGLQEGLWKIYGR; encoded by the coding sequence ATGCCCGAGCAAAACCGCATTCTTTGCCGAGAACTCAGCCTGTTGGCGTTCAACCGCCGTGTACTGGCTCAGGCGCAGGATACGAAAGTTCCTTTGTTGGAACGTTTGCGTTTCCTGTGCATCGTGTCTTCCAATTTGGACGAATTTTTTGAAGTGCGCATGGCGTGGTTGAAACGCGAAAACAAATTGCGCCCGCATCAGCTGCTCGACAACGGCAAAACCGCGGCCGAAACCATCGAAGCGGTGGCGAAAGAGGCACAGGCCTTGATTCGCGAGCAGTACGACCTGTTTAACAAAGTATTGCAGCCTGCACTCAGCCGCGCCGGCATTCATTTCTATCGCCGCTACAAATGGACGGCTGCGCAGAAAAAATGGATCGAAAACTATTTCGACAACGAGCTGCTGCCCATTCTCACGCCCATCGGTCTTGATCCGTCACACCCGTTCCCGCGCCCGTTAAACAAATCGCTTAATTTCGCCGTCGAACTCGAAGGCACGGATGCGTTCGGCCGTCCGTCAGGAATGGCGATTGTACAGGCTCCGCGCATTTTGCCGCGCGTTGTCCCCATGCCGTCTGAAATTTGCGGCGGCGATGCAGGTTTTGTGTTCTTGTCTTCGATTTTGCACGCCCATGTCGGCAAACTCTTTCCCGGTATGAAGGTTAAAGACTGCCATCAGTTCCGTCTCACGCGTGATAGCGATTTGACGGTCGATGAAGAAGATTTGAAAAACCTGCGTGCCGCGATTCAAAACGAGTTGCACGACCGCGAATACGGCGACGGCGTGCGCTTGGAAGTGGCAGACACTTGTCCGGCGCATATTCACGATTTCCTGCTTGCCCAGTTCAAACTGACTTCTGCCGAGCTGTATCAGGTCAAAGGGCCGGTCAATTTGGTGCGCCTCAATGCCGTTCCCGATTTGGTGGATAGGCCGGATTTGAAGTTCCCACCGCGCAATGCAGGCCGTCTGAAAGCCTTGCGCAAAAACGGCTCAGTGTTCAAACTGGTCAAACAGTCGCCGATTTTGCTGCACCACCCGTATCAGTCTTTTGATCCGGTTGTCCAAATGATACGCGAAGCCGCAGCCGATCCGGATGTATTGGCTGTCAAAATGACCATCTATCGTACCGGCAGCAATTCCGAGCTTGTGCGCGCATTGATGAAGGCTGCACTGGCGGGCAAGCAGGTTACCGTCGTGGTTGAACTCATGGCACGTTTTGACGAAGCCAACAACGTCAACTGGGCGAAACAGCTCGAAGAGGCGGGCGCGCACGTCGTGTACGGCGTATTCGGCTACAAAGTCCACGCCAAAATGGCTTTGGTTATCCGCCGCGAAGACGGTGTGCTTAAGCGTTATGCCCACCTCGGTACCGGCAACTACCACCAAGGCACATCGCGCATCTACACCGACTTCGGCATTATCACCGCCGACGAACAAATCACTGCCGATGTGAACATTCTGTTTATGGAAATCACAGGTTTGGGCAAGCCTGGCCGTCTGAACAAGCTCTATCAAAGCCCGTTTACCCTGCACAAAATGGTCATCGACCGCATCAAGCAGGAAACCGAACACGCCAAAGCCGGCAAACCGGCGCGGATTACCGCCAAGATGAACTCCCTCATCGAGCCGAGTGTGATTGATGCGCTGTATCAGGCCAGCGCGGCAGGCGTGCAAATTGATCTGATTGTGCGCGGTATGTGTACTTTACGCCCGGGTGTAAAAGGCTTGTCCGAGAACATCCGCGTCCGCTCTATTATCGGCCGCCAACTCGAACACTCGCGCGTGTATTGCTTCCATAACAACGGCGCAGACGATACCTTTATCTCCAGCGCCGACTGGATGGGTCGCAATTTCTTCCGCCGCATTGAGGTCGCCACGCCGATTACCACGCCCGAACTCAAAGAACGTGTGATCCGCGAAGGTTTGGAAATGGCCTTGGAAGACAATACCCAGGCTTGGCTGATGCAGCCTGACGGCAGCTACGTTCGCATCCAGCCGCAAGACGGCGAGCCTGCGTTTGGTTTGCAGGAAGGTTTGTGGAAAATATACGGACGTTGA
- the fabI gene encoding enoyl-ACP reductase FabI, whose translation MGFLQGKKILITGMISERSIAYGIAKACREQGAELAFTYVVDKLEERVRKMAAELGSELVFRCDVASDDEINQVFVDLGKHWDGLDGLVHSIGFAPKEALSGDFLDSISREAFNTAHEISAYSLPALAKAARPMMQGRNAAIIALSYLGAVRAIPNYNVMGMAKASLEAGIRFTAACLGKEGIRCNGISAGPIKTLAASGIADFSKLLGHVASHNPLGRNVTTEEVGNTAAFLLSDLASGITGEITYVDGGYSINALNDEED comes from the coding sequence ATGGGCTTTTTGCAAGGCAAAAAAATTCTGATTACCGGCATGATCTCCGAGCGTTCCATCGCTTACGGCATCGCCAAAGCCTGCCGCGAACAAGGCGCGGAATTGGCATTCACTTATGTTGTCGACAAACTGGAAGAGCGCGTCCGTAAAATGGCGGCCGAACTCGGCTCCGAACTCGTGTTCCGCTGCGACGTTGCCAGCGACGACGAAATCAACCAAGTTTTCGTTGACTTGGGCAAACACTGGGACGGCTTGGACGGCTTGGTTCACTCCATCGGCTTCGCCCCTAAAGAAGCTTTGAGCGGCGACTTCCTCGACAGCATCAGCCGCGAAGCGTTCAACACCGCTCACGAAATCTCCGCATACAGCCTGCCTGCACTGGCAAAAGCCGCCCGTCCGATGATGCAGGGCCGCAACGCCGCAATCATTGCCCTGAGCTACTTGGGCGCTGTTCGTGCCATTCCTAACTACAACGTTATGGGCATGGCCAAAGCCAGCCTCGAAGCCGGCATCCGCTTCACTGCCGCCTGCCTGGGCAAAGAAGGCATCCGCTGCAACGGCATCTCCGCAGGCCCGATCAAAACCCTGGCCGCTTCCGGCATCGCCGATTTCAGCAAACTCTTGGGCCACGTCGCTTCCCACAACCCATTGGGCCGCAACGTGACCACCGAAGAAGTCGGCAACACAGCCGCCTTCCTGCTGTCCGACCTCGCTTCCGGCATCACCGGCGAGATTACCTACGTTGATGGCGGTTACAGCATCAACGCGCTGAACGATGAAGAGGACTAA
- the mscL gene encoding large conductance mechanosensitive channel protein MscL — MSIASEFKEFIMRGNVIDLAVGMVVGTAFSGIVKSLVDDVIMPPIGLLIGGVDFSNLFITLKDGAQAAPAEGYANLAAAQAAGAVTLNIGLFINTVISFLIIAAAIFCVVKAINSVKKTEAPAEEAPAEPSEEVLLLREIRDSLNKN; from the coding sequence ATGTCAATCGCTTCAGAATTTAAAGAATTTATTATGCGTGGCAACGTGATCGACCTCGCAGTCGGTATGGTTGTCGGTACAGCATTCAGCGGCATCGTCAAATCATTGGTTGACGATGTAATCATGCCTCCTATCGGTCTGTTGATCGGCGGCGTTGATTTCTCCAACCTGTTCATTACACTGAAAGACGGCGCACAAGCCGCTCCTGCAGAAGGTTACGCCAACCTGGCAGCCGCTCAAGCAGCCGGTGCCGTTACTTTGAACATCGGTCTGTTCATCAACACTGTGATCAGCTTCCTGATCATCGCCGCTGCCATCTTCTGCGTGGTTAAAGCCATCAACTCCGTGAAAAAAACCGAAGCTCCTGCTGAAGAAGCACCAGCAGAGCCTAGCGAAGAAGTTCTGTTGTTGCGCGAAATCCGTGACTCTCTGAACAAAAACTAA
- a CDS encoding Rne/Rng family ribonuclease, which translates to MKRMLFNATQAEELRVAIVDGQNLLDLDIETLGKEQRKGNIYKGIITRIEPSLEACFVDYGTDRHGFLPFKEVSRSYFRDYEGGRARIQDVLKEGMEVIVQVEKDERGNKGAALTTFISLAGRYLVLMPNNPRGGGVSRRIEGEERQELKAAMAELDIPNGMSIIARTAGIGRSAEELEWDLNYLKQLWQAIEEAGKAHHDPYLLFMESSLLIRAIRDYFRPDIGEILVDNQEVYDQVAEFMSYVMPSNVGRLKLYQDHTPLFSRFQIEHQIESAFARSVSLPSGGAIVIDHTEALVSIDVNSARATRGADIEDTAFKTNMEAAEEVARQMRLRDLGGLVVIDFIDMENPKHQRDVENVLRDALKKDRARVQMGKLSRFGLLELSRQRLKPALGESSHVACPRCAGTGVIRGIESTALHVLRIIQEEAMKDNTGEVHAQVPVDVATFLLNEKRAELFAMEERLDVNVVLIPNIHLENPHYEINRIRIDDVEEDGEPSYKRVAEPEEDESAKPFGSERAKAARPEPAVKGVRHTQPAPTISEQKSGSWWDTFKAWLKRIFGGNTAAETVPVAEVAEKRTSNGNNRNGNSGNRRANNRRQNPRRNNRHDGSKVEVREVNAEAVDSKFEENKSNESRNDERKDNRRNRNRNNRRDDRNNERNRVEEVVEDVNVQEVAALVEMPSENQAEQNGNKRRRNNGRNERNRHQSAENRVEDVNVQADGEQAQVEADDNARSEEGVKNNGRQGRDRNNRQRNNRNDRRSNSKKRNIPSSAKIEQYLNITDTADKVLFAVAHVLGLNETVEAANATLSSESDQAEPLVIVVSEPEVTSAEPFVFAIESEDEPAVAQTEGADAEQALLASAVSNVKEAISAVLSPNETATVAPVEAPAETVATPAEAVAQAAPVAIVVPESLGDLIFVETDPQAVAAFAAQPQPEPVAKTRRSDVPKVEVEDVAVEMILVETRKD; encoded by the coding sequence ATGAAAAGAATGTTATTCAACGCAACGCAGGCCGAAGAGCTGCGCGTTGCCATTGTCGATGGCCAAAACCTTTTGGACTTGGACATCGAAACGCTGGGCAAAGAACAGCGTAAAGGCAATATCTACAAAGGTATCATTACCCGCATCGAGCCGTCGCTGGAAGCGTGTTTCGTCGATTACGGAACCGACCGCCACGGCTTTTTGCCGTTTAAGGAAGTATCGCGTTCGTATTTCCGCGATTACGAAGGCGGCAGGGCGCGAATTCAAGACGTGCTCAAAGAAGGCATGGAAGTTATCGTCCAAGTTGAAAAAGACGAACGTGGCAACAAAGGCGCGGCGCTGACCACTTTCATCAGCCTGGCTGGCCGCTATTTGGTATTGATGCCGAACAACCCGCGCGGCGGCGGCGTATCCCGCCGTATCGAAGGCGAGGAGCGTCAAGAGTTGAAAGCCGCCATGGCCGAACTCGACATTCCGAACGGCATGAGCATTATTGCTCGCACAGCCGGCATCGGCCGCAGCGCGGAAGAGTTGGAATGGGACTTGAACTACCTCAAGCAACTCTGGCAAGCCATTGAAGAAGCAGGAAAAGCACACCATGACCCTTACCTGCTCTTCATGGAAAGCTCGCTGCTCATCCGCGCTATCCGCGACTATTTCCGTCCCGACATCGGCGAAATTCTGGTGGACAATCAAGAGGTTTATGACCAAGTCGCCGAGTTTATGAGCTACGTCATGCCGAGCAACGTAGGTCGTCTGAAACTCTATCAAGACCACACGCCGCTGTTCTCACGCTTCCAAATCGAACACCAAATCGAAAGCGCGTTTGCCCGCAGCGTCAGCCTGCCTTCCGGCGGCGCGATTGTGATTGACCACACCGAAGCCCTGGTTTCCATCGATGTCAACTCCGCCCGCGCGACACGCGGCGCGGACATCGAAGACACCGCGTTCAAAACCAATATGGAAGCCGCCGAAGAAGTCGCCCGCCAAATGCGTTTGCGCGACTTGGGCGGCTTGGTCGTCATCGACTTCATCGACATGGAAAACCCCAAGCACCAGCGCGATGTTGAAAACGTCCTGCGCGACGCGCTCAAAAAAGACCGCGCCCGCGTGCAAATGGGCAAACTTTCCCGCTTCGGCCTCTTGGAATTAAGCCGCCAACGCCTGAAACCCGCTTTGGGCGAAAGCAGCCACGTCGCCTGCCCGCGCTGCGCCGGTACCGGCGTCATCCGCGGCATCGAATCAACCGCCCTGCACGTTTTGCGCATCATTCAAGAAGAAGCGATGAAAGACAATACCGGCGAAGTGCATGCGCAAGTGCCCGTCGATGTTGCTACCTTCCTGCTGAACGAAAAACGCGCCGAGCTGTTTGCGATGGAAGAGCGTTTGGACGTCAACGTCGTCCTGATTCCGAATATCCACTTGGAAAATCCGCACTACGAAATCAACCGCATCCGCATCGACGACGTAGAAGAAGACGGCGAACCGAGCTACAAACGCGTCGCCGAGCCGGAAGAAGACGAATCCGCCAAACCTTTCGGCAGCGAAAGAGCCAAAGCCGCCCGTCCCGAACCCGCCGTCAAAGGCGTGCGCCATACCCAACCCGCCCCGACCATATCCGAGCAGAAAAGCGGTTCATGGTGGGATACCTTCAAAGCATGGCTCAAACGCATTTTCGGCGGCAATACCGCAGCCGAAACCGTGCCTGTTGCCGAAGTGGCAGAAAAACGCACTTCAAACGGCAACAACCGCAACGGCAATTCCGGCAACCGCCGCGCAAACAACCGCCGCCAAAACCCGCGCCGCAACAATAGGCACGACGGCAGCAAGGTAGAAGTGCGCGAAGTGAATGCCGAAGCTGTTGACAGCAAGTTTGAAGAAAACAAATCAAACGAAAGCCGCAACGACGAGCGTAAAGACAATCGTCGCAACCGCAACCGTAACAACCGCCGCGATGATCGCAACAACGAGCGCAACCGTGTTGAGGAAGTGGTTGAAGACGTAAACGTTCAAGAAGTAGCTGCACTGGTTGAGATGCCGTCTGAAAACCAAGCGGAACAAAACGGCAATAAACGCCGCCGCAACAACGGCCGTAACGAGCGCAACCGTCATCAATCTGCGGAAAACCGTGTTGAGGACGTGAACGTTCAAGCCGATGGCGAACAGGCGCAAGTTGAAGCGGACGACAACGCCCGCAGCGAAGAGGGTGTGAAAAACAACGGCCGTCAAGGACGCGACCGCAACAACCGTCAGCGCAACAACCGTAACGACCGCCGTTCCAACAGCAAAAAACGCAATATTCCGTCTTCGGCAAAAATCGAGCAATACCTGAACATTACCGATACCGCTGACAAAGTCCTCTTTGCCGTAGCGCATGTTTTAGGTTTGAACGAAACGGTTGAAGCTGCAAATGCAACATTGTCTTCTGAAAGCGACCAAGCCGAGCCGCTGGTGATTGTGGTATCCGAGCCTGAAGTTACCAGCGCAGAGCCATTCGTATTTGCGATTGAAAGCGAAGACGAGCCTGCCGTAGCGCAAACTGAAGGCGCTGATGCCGAACAAGCCCTGCTTGCTTCTGCCGTCAGCAACGTTAAAGAAGCCATTTCTGCAGTATTGTCTCCGAATGAAACGGCTACTGTTGCACCGGTTGAAGCACCAGCCGAAACTGTTGCCACACCAGCTGAAGCCGTAGCTCAAGCAGCGCCTGTCGCAATCGTTGTGCCTGAGAGCTTGGGCGATTTGATCTTCGTTGAAACCGATCCGCAAGCCGTTGCCGCTTTTGCTGCGCAGCCACAACCTGAACCGGTTGCTAAAACACGCCGTTCGGATGTGCCTAAAGTAGAAGTGGAAGACGTAGCAGTCGAAATGATTTTGGTGGAAACACGCAAAGATTAA
- a CDS encoding RluA family pseudouridine synthase: MHAIRKDSVSLIAVAEHEEGQRLDNYLIKILKGVPKSHIHRIIRAGEVRLNKKRCKPDNRIQAGDTVRIPPIRIAEKQRPSESQAAPAREFDIVYEDDALLVINKPSGVAVHGGSGVSFGVIEQIRRARPEARYLELVHRLDKDTSGLLMIAKKRSALVKLHEAIRNDHPKKIYLALGVGRLPNDRFHVKLPLFKYTGAQGEKMVRVSEDGQSAHTIFRVLNRFSDGLLHQVGLSDLTFVEATLKTGRTHQIRVHLQSQDCPIAGDERYGDYQANKRLQKLGLKRMFLHASELHLAHPLTGEKLILKAPLPQELAQFIVMLENQEKAV, encoded by the coding sequence ATGCACGCAATACGCAAAGATTCAGTCAGCCTGATTGCCGTTGCCGAACACGAGGAAGGCCAACGCCTTGATAACTATCTGATAAAAATCCTCAAAGGCGTCCCGAAAAGCCATATCCACCGCATTATCCGCGCCGGCGAAGTGCGGCTGAACAAAAAACGCTGCAAACCCGACAACCGCATTCAGGCAGGCGATACCGTCCGCATTCCGCCGATACGCATCGCCGAAAAACAAAGGCCGTCTGAAAGCCAGGCCGCGCCTGCGCGCGAGTTTGACATCGTTTACGAAGACGATGCGCTTTTGGTCATCAACAAACCTTCCGGCGTTGCCGTCCACGGCGGTAGCGGCGTGAGCTTCGGCGTCATCGAACAAATCCGCCGCGCCCGTCCCGAAGCGCGCTATCTCGAACTCGTCCACCGCCTCGACAAAGACACCAGCGGCCTTTTGATGATTGCCAAAAAACGCAGCGCCTTGGTAAAACTGCACGAAGCCATCCGCAACGACCATCCGAAAAAAATCTATCTTGCGCTGGGTGTCGGCAGGCTGCCGAACGACCGCTTCCACGTCAAGCTCCCCCTGTTCAAATACACCGGCGCACAAGGCGAAAAAATGGTACGCGTCAGCGAAGACGGCCAATCCGCCCACACCATCTTCCGCGTGTTAAACCGTTTTTCAGACGGCCTTTTGCACCAAGTCGGCCTTTCCGACCTGACCTTTGTCGAAGCCACCCTGAAAACCGGCCGCACCCACCAAATCCGCGTCCACCTGCAATCGCAAGACTGCCCTATTGCAGGCGATGAACGCTACGGCGACTATCAAGCCAACAAACGCCTGCAAAAACTCGGTTTGAAAAGAATGTTCCTGCACGCTTCCGAGCTGCACCTCGCCCATCCGCTGACCGGCGAAAAACTGATCCTGAAAGCCCCCCTGCCGCAAGAATTGGCGCAATTCATTGTAATGTTGGAAAATCAGGAAAAGGCCGTCTGA
- a CDS encoding HAD-IA family hydrolase, which yields MKPKLIIFDWDGTLADTTNPIIHTFQQSFADCGLPVPEADQIRPLIGYSLSGIIRRLAHNVSEHVQETLIETYAAHYLNPNNHNMTLFPEALSCLQRLQQQGYWLAIATGKGRSGLDKAIAQTDTQAFWLETACASEYPSKPAPDMVLALCDRLGVEPEEAVVVGDTTHDLEMAANAKIRAIAVATGAHTAQQLSALPHIAILNSLAELPDVLETL from the coding sequence ATGAAACCCAAACTCATTATTTTCGACTGGGACGGTACGCTTGCCGACACCACCAACCCCATCATCCACACCTTTCAACAAAGCTTTGCCGATTGCGGCCTGCCCGTTCCCGAAGCCGACCAAATCCGTCCGCTCATCGGATACAGCCTCTCCGGCATCATCCGCCGCCTTGCCCACAACGTCAGCGAACACGTTCAGGAAACACTGATTGAGACCTATGCCGCGCACTACCTCAATCCCAACAATCACAATATGACCCTGTTCCCCGAAGCCCTGTCCTGCCTGCAACGCTTGCAACAACAAGGTTATTGGCTTGCCATCGCCACCGGCAAAGGCCGAAGCGGCTTGGACAAAGCCATTGCACAAACCGACACCCAAGCCTTTTGGCTGGAAACTGCCTGCGCTAGCGAATATCCGTCCAAACCCGCGCCCGACATGGTACTTGCCCTCTGCGACCGACTGGGTGTTGAACCGGAAGAGGCCGTCGTCGTCGGCGACACCACCCACGACCTAGAAATGGCCGCCAACGCCAAAATCCGCGCCATCGCAGTTGCCACCGGCGCACATACTGCCCAACAGCTTTCCGCCCTGCCCCATATCGCCATACTCAACAGCTTGGCCGAATTGCCTGATGTATTGGAAACCTTATAA
- a CDS encoding DNA ligase: protein MRIMISIFAASFISAAFGADLLLAQEYKNQDIAGWAMSEKLDGVRAYWDGRRLVSRQGYAFTPPKGFTAGFPPFPMDGELYSGRGRFEQISATVRSASGNWDGIRLHVFDVPQAQGNLYQRLETASKWLKSHPSARFTVIPQVKVRDKQHALDFLKQVEALGGEGVMLRQPEARYASGRNGQLLKLKSEYDDECTVTRHYEGKGRNVGRLGAIGCKNQYGEFRIGSGFKDKDRDHPPKIGALITYRYRGFTQKGTPKFATFVRVRSDR from the coding sequence ATGCGGATCATGATATCGATTTTTGCGGCTTCTTTCATCTCTGCGGCGTTTGGTGCAGATTTGTTGTTGGCGCAGGAATATAAAAATCAAGATATTGCCGGTTGGGCCATGAGTGAAAAGTTGGATGGCGTACGTGCGTATTGGGACGGCAGGCGGCTGGTCAGTCGTCAGGGTTATGCGTTTACACCGCCCAAAGGTTTTACAGCAGGTTTTCCGCCGTTTCCGATGGATGGTGAGTTGTACAGCGGACGAGGGCGGTTTGAGCAAATTTCCGCGACGGTGCGTTCTGCCTCGGGAAATTGGGACGGCATCCGTTTGCATGTTTTTGATGTGCCGCAGGCGCAGGGTAATCTGTATCAGCGGCTGGAAACGGCTTCGAAATGGCTGAAATCACACCCGTCGGCACGGTTTACGGTCATTCCGCAAGTCAAGGTGCGCGACAAACAGCATGCTTTGGATTTTTTGAAACAAGTTGAAGCGTTGGGTGGGGAAGGGGTGATGCTGCGTCAACCTGAAGCCCGTTATGCAAGCGGTAGAAATGGGCAGCTGTTGAAGCTGAAAAGTGAATATGATGATGAATGTACGGTAACGCGTCATTATGAGGGCAAAGGGCGCAATGTCGGGCGTTTGGGTGCGATAGGATGCAAAAACCAATATGGCGAGTTTCGTATCGGCAGCGGTTTTAAGGATAAAGACCGCGACCATCCGCCGAAAATCGGTGCACTAATTACTTACCGTTATCGTGGTTTTACGCAAAAGGGAACGCCGAAATTTGCAACATTTGTCAGGGTGCGCTCGGATCGATAA